Proteins from one Fragaria vesca subsp. vesca linkage group LG6, FraVesHawaii_1.0, whole genome shotgun sequence genomic window:
- the LOC101296697 gene encoding uncharacterized protein LOC101296697, translating to MCFMIKLRFYLLAGDCYVLNTWFQRIFICKGWYDPYVPLTHEGLLKWKYPEMNSMDFLFEVGKNDWQLLFLHEHGKKKIMEGNRVTFKDGSDDFCYSGKIVVFLGLLKQMYGRIRTNKSTPNEFNTYRQVMKSIKDNITEDILLDEIYEIIRLLIYADRIRNDSKAAQQHLA from the exons ATGTGCTTCATGATCAAGCTGAGATTTTACCTTTTGGCTGGGGATTGTTATGTGCTTAATACTTGGTTTCAAAGAATTTTTATTTGCAAGGGCTGGTATGATCCATATGTTCCCCTTACACATGAAGGACTTCTAAAGTGGAAATATCCTGAAATGAACTCGATGGATTTTCTGTTTGAG GTTGGGAAAAACGATTGGCAACTGCTTTTTCTACACGAACATGGAAAGAAGAAAATAATGGAAGGAAATAGGGTCACATTCAAAG ATGGTTCAGACGACTTCTGTTATTCAGGAAAAATAGTAGTGTTCTTGGGACTCTTGAAGCAAATGTATGGGCGTATCAGGACCAATAAATCCACTCCCAATGAATTCAATACCTACAGACAG GTTATGAAAAGCATAAAGGATAATATTACGGAGGACATCTTGTTGGACGAGATATATGAGATCATTCGTCTGCTTATATATGCTGATAGGATTCGGAATGATAGCAAAGCAGCACAGCAGCATCTAGCATGA